Proteins encoded together in one Cicer arietinum cultivar CDC Frontier isolate Library 1 chromosome 4, Cicar.CDCFrontier_v2.0, whole genome shotgun sequence window:
- the LOC101508552 gene encoding probable L-type lectin-domain containing receptor kinase S.5: MFMFLVLFTLLLKTLTATTNTVVSPTTFSFISFSHESCTNGELLCMGSATTENGYISLTPESETQQSNNSNSLFDESSSIANKVGRVLYPHPVHVWPAIITTTFTLRITPFAKNSTGSGDGMALVFAQDNRPSPNDSYGSYLGMFDRSTQGGNFQQIGVELDTYMNEFDPDGNHIGIITTSITNAVAFHSLNSTFVDLKSGRDIVVKVDYNGWTRMIFVSIGYSNSQIKSVLNHSITLPDIIPSSVYVGFTASTGKTFPETHQVLNWVFTSVPLPVLSLKHSELGKIKIMLLIIFIPVLVSMSLLPLIWEAWKKRCEKGDRKEDIERLSMTAADAPKMFSYKQLSKATCNFRKENLVGRGGFGSVYKGVLLECGKSIAVKKISATSKQGEREFLAEICTIGRLRHKNLVQLQGWCNEGKNLLLVYDYMQNGSLDHFIGNNEILDWQTRHKILTGLASSLLYLHEECGNPVVHRDVKPNNIMLDSNYNPHLGDFGLARLLKNEDSVTTNLAGTPGYLAPEIGFTGKATPESDVYSFGMVVLELICGKRSKRVMEDNSLVDYVWNFHAQNQILACVDKQLKNQFDVEEAKRCLMVGLACLHPDSSFRPKMRKVVQIFLNANESLMELPEMRPTGVYVSVSCTSITEFVSRTELELHSSTTSSMEKISNCTV; the protein is encoded by the exons ATGTTTATGTTTTTAGTTCTCTTTACCTTACTACTCAAAACTCTAACAGCTACAACAAACACTGTGGTTAGTCCAACAACATTCTCCTTTATTTCTTTTAGCCACGAAAGTTGCACAAATGGTGAATTACTTTGTATGGGTTCAGCCACTACAGAAAATGGATATATAAGTCTCACACCAGAGTCAGAGACACAACAAAGCAACAATTCAAATTCTCTCTTTGATGAATCTAGTAGCATAGCCAACAAAGTAGGAAGGGTTTTGTATCCTCATCCAGTTCATGTTTGGCCAGCAATTATCACTACCACATTCACTCTTAGGATTACTCCGTTTGCGAAAAACTCGACCGGTTCGGGTGATGGAATGGCATTAGTATTTGCACAAGATAATAGGCCTTCACCAAATGATAGTTATGGTTCTTATCTTGGCATGTTTGATAGGTCTACACAAG GTGGGAATTTTCAACAAATAGGTGTGGAGTTAGACACATACATGAATGAATTTGATCCAGATGGAAACCACATTGGCATAATCACAACAAGCATAACAAATGCAGTTGCTTTTCATAGTCTCAACAGCACTTTTGTTGATCTCAAAAGTGGAAGAGACATTGTTGTTAAAGTTGACTATAATGGATGGACTAGAATGATATTTGTGTCAATAGGATACTCAAATAGTCAAATAAAGAGTGTTCTCAATCATTCAATTACATTACCTGATATAATACCAAGCTCAGTTTATGTTGGTTTCACAGCCTCAACTGGAAAAACTTTTCCTGAAACTCATCAAGTGCTCAATTGGGTCTTCACATCAGTTCCATTGCCTGTTCTTTCTTTGAAACATAGTGAACTTGGAAAAATCAAGATCATGCTATTGATAATTTTTATACCAGTTCTTGTGTCAATGAGTTTACTTCCTCTTATTTGGGAAGCTTGGAAGAAAAGATGTGAGAAGGGTGACCGGAAAGAGGACATAGAAAGGCTATCGATGACAGCTGCGGATGCGCCTAAGATGTTCAGTTACAAGCAACTGTCGAAAGCGACGTGcaattttagaaaagaaaatcTTGTGGGAAGAGGTGGATTTGGAAGTGTTTATAAAGGTGTCTTATTGGAGTGTGGAAAAAGTATAGCAGTAAAGAAAATCTCAGCTACCTCTAAGCAAG GTGAAAGAGAGTTCTTAGCTGAAATATGTACCATAGGACGTCTTCGACACAAAAACTTAGTACAACTCCAAGGATGGTGCAATGAAGGCAAGAATCTTCTCTTGGTTTATGATTACATGCAAAATGGAAGCCTTGATCACTTCATAGGCAACAATGAGATTCTAGATTGGCAAACAAGGCACAAGATATTAACAGGATTAGCATCATCATTACTTTACCTTCATGAAGAATGTGGAAATCCTGTAGTTCATAGAGATGTCAAACCTAACAACATAATGCTAGATTCTAATTACAATCCTCATTTAGGAGATTTTGGTCTAGCAAGATTACTAAAAAATGAGGACTCAGTAACTACAAATTTAGCAGGAACACCAGGCTATTTAGCCCCTGAAATAGGGTTCACAGGTAAAGCAACACCAGAATCAGATGTTTATAGCTTTGGTATGGTTGTACTTGAATTAATATGTGGTAAAAGATCAAAAAGGGTAATGGAAGATAATAGTTTGGTGGACTATGTTTGGAATTTTCATGCTCAAAATCAAATTCTTGCGTGTGTTGATAAAcaattgaaaaatcaatttgatGTGGAAGAAGCTAAAAGGTGTTTGATGGTTGGATTGGCTTGTTTGCATCCAGATTCATCGTTTAGGCCAAAGATGAGGAAAGTTGTGCAAATTTTTTTGAATGCAAATGAGTCTTTGATGGAATTACCTGAAATGAGACCAACTGGAGTTTATGTGTCAGTTTCCTGTACATCAATCACAGAGTTTGTTTCAAGAACTGAGTTAGAGCTTCATTCATCCACAACAtcatcaatggaaaaaatttcTAATTGTACAGTATGA